AGTCGTTGCAGGCAATGATCAGGCCGTAGTCGGCGTAGTTGAGCGGTGCTGAAAAGCCGCCACAGACCACGTCGCCGAGTACGTCGAAGACGATGACGTCGTACTTGTCGTAGAGACCAAATTCTTTCAGCAGTTTGACCGTCTCACCCACGACATAGCCGCCGCATCCGCTACCGGCCGGTGGACCACCGGACTCAAGTGTGTCAACGCCGGCAAAACCGGTGCGAATCACATCTTCCTTACTCACGTCTTCGAGATGGAAATTTACGCTGTCCAGCACGTCGATCACGGTCGGTTGGAGATGGCCGGTTAACGGAAAGGTGCTGTCGTGCTTCGGATCACAACCGATCTGGAGCACTTTGGCGCCTTTGAGCGCCATTGCCGCCGAGAGGTTGGCCGAGGTGGTCGACTTGCCGATCCCACCCTTGCCATAGATTGCGAGGATGAGGGACATGGACAACTCCTTCTTTTGGGCCGGCGATGCCGGCTGCGAATAACCTGTACGTATACGTTACGAGGCGGATGGTTCGAGATCGCGATTGAATTCGCGTCGGTAGACATCGGCATAGCGGGCGAGCGCACGGTAGACGTAACCGGGTACGATGCGTCGTTCCAGCCGACCATGCCGTTCACGGACGAATTGCAGGTTGCGCAGGAGCTTCATCTCGATGACCGAACGAGCGAATTCGAGACCTTTTGGCCCGCTACGGCGCTGGATGAAGGCGACGAGCTGGCGGATTGGCCAGGGCGGTCGTTTGCGCGGCTGGCGCAGCATCTGGATGTAGGCCGGCATACCTCGCGTGCGGTCGCCGCCGCTGATCGGCTCCCGCTCCTCAACGTGGGAGCGCAGCAGATCGTAGAGTTCAGCCCCCCGTTCGGTACGGATGAGAGTCCACTGCCAGCGCTCGTCGGGTGGTAGTGGTGCGCCCATGTAGCCGATGGTTAAATCCGATAGCCCATTCTGGTAATCGAAGCAGCTTAGACAGGCCGGTGGAAAGACCCCTAACTGGCCGCCGAGACGGTCAACATCGAGATCGACGAAGTTGACTTTCTCGACCGAACCGTCTTCGTGTTTGAGCCAGATACGAAAATCCTGCATAAACTCGTGATGAATAACCGTCTCCGGCGAGCGCGAGACAACCTGCAAGAAGCGTTGCAGATCGGGATAGGTTGTGTTGTCGGTGCAGGGAATCCCGATGACGTAGAGGCGTTCCAGGCCGAGCTGATCTTCAATTGCGCGCAGGGCGTGAACCTGACAACCGGTGCCAATGTAAGCAATCCGGCGCAACCCACTCTGGCGGACCTGGGTCAGGACGTCGAGCGTTGGCGCAAGGCAGGGTTTGTTGCCGCGAGTCGCACGCACTTCGTCTGGAGTACGGGCCAGAATGGGGAGAGGCGCATACCGGGTACCGGGCACTGCACCGGTCGTAATCACCCCTTCGACCAGGCCGTGTTCGAGGAGCAGAGCGCCGAGGCTGGTGACAGCGCCGCTCCATTGGGCATCGGGCACCGGTGGCCGCATGCGGAAGACGCGCAGATCGCGATAGATGCCAAAGAGGAGTTCATCGCCGTCACGACGGTTGCGTCCGTGCAGGCGACGCTCGATCTCTTCAGCACGGTTGTTGACGAAGACGCAGCTCTGCGCCATGAATGGCCGCAATTCGCCGGTGCAGATGCCGCAATCGCTACACAGTTTTGGTCGTCCGGCCAGGCGCTCTTCGCGAGAGAGCAGCGCGATCTCGGCCAGTTGACGCGAAGGTTTTGGCCGGCGAGGCACGTTGGGAGAAAGGGCTGTGCTCATGCGCCAAGCTCCTCCTTCGCGGCCAGCAGCACCTCTGCCGTAATGACCGCGTGACCACGCTGACGGGCATATTTCTCGACATTCCCGCGCACCCGGCCACGCACAAAGAATGGCACTTTCTTGAGCATAGCTTCCGCATCGGCAGCCCACACTGGATCAACGACGGCGGCAGGTGTGGGTGTCGCGGGTGCGCTGGTGAGAGATGGAGCAGATGCCACGGCGATAGCCGGTTCGTTCTGCGGTTGGGGACTCTCGACCGTTGCCGCTACTGG
This genomic window from Chloroflexus aurantiacus J-10-fl contains:
- a CDS encoding Coenzyme F420 hydrogenase/dehydrogenase, beta subunit C-terminal domain produces the protein MSTALSPNVPRRPKPSRQLAEIALLSREERLAGRPKLCSDCGICTGELRPFMAQSCVFVNNRAEEIERRLHGRNRRDGDELLFGIYRDLRVFRMRPPVPDAQWSGAVTSLGALLLEHGLVEGVITTGAVPGTRYAPLPILARTPDEVRATRGNKPCLAPTLDVLTQVRQSGLRRIAYIGTGCQVHALRAIEDQLGLERLYVIGIPCTDNTTYPDLQRFLQVVSRSPETVIHHEFMQDFRIWLKHEDGSVEKVNFVDLDVDRLGGQLGVFPPACLSCFDYQNGLSDLTIGYMGAPLPPDERWQWTLIRTERGAELYDLLRSHVEEREPISGGDRTRGMPAYIQMLRQPRKRPPWPIRQLVAFIQRRSGPKGLEFARSVIEMKLLRNLQFVRERHGRLERRIVPGYVYRALARYADVYRREFNRDLEPSAS
- the bchL gene encoding ferredoxin:protochlorophyllide reductase (ATP-dependent) iron-sulfur ATP-binding protein, whose product is MSLILAIYGKGGIGKSTTSANLSAAMALKGAKVLQIGCDPKHDSTFPLTGHLQPTVIDVLDSVNFHLEDVSKEDVIRTGFAGVDTLESGGPPAGSGCGGYVVGETVKLLKEFGLYDKYDVIVFDVLGDVVCGGFSAPLNYADYGLIIACNDFDSIFAANRLCLAISQKSQRHKVKLAGIIANRVDYEYGGGTNLLDQFAEKVGTKVIGRVPYHDLIRRSRLAGKTLFEMEGPGKEECTRPFEEMAEYLLAQPQATVPQPYHDRAIFEAIGGWR